A single region of the Plutella xylostella chromosome 26, ilPluXylo3.1, whole genome shotgun sequence genome encodes:
- the LOC125490691 gene encoding protein ALP1-like: MEPLTAVVLWLAYRRWKRRKRRESRRFNVHPILRDRMTQSMFITLYPKLREHNEKFFNYFRMSVTSFDDLLKLIQDDLTPNRIYVLKDTVSAEEKLVITLRYLATGCYFADLHYAYRLGKSTIIEIVQKTCYVIWLKLQNIVMREPTKAEWEEISKQFQKYTHFPNCIGAVDGKHFRIIKPDHSGSLFYNYKNYFSTVLLAVCDANYCFISVDIGAYGKSSDSTIFKDSVLYKKLVDKTLDIPDPKPISQTDTTPLPHVIVGDEAFGLSENVMRPYCGKSLTTKKRIFNYRLSRARRYIECSFGILVNKWRIFHRPLNVDIEFAENIIKACCVLHNYVRLRDGYRYDDTLYETSLNSLNCEAVRPNARSKNIRDRFADYFVNEGKIPWQDKMV, encoded by the exons ATGGAGCCTCTCACAGCGGTTGTGTTGTGGCTTGCGTACCGTCGATGGAAACGTCGTAAACGTAGAGAAAGTCGAAGATTTAACGTGCATCCAATTCTACGAGACAGAATGACGCAAAGTATGTTTATAACATTATACCCAAAGCTGAGAGAACACAACGAAAAGTTTTTCAATTACTTCCGGATGTCAGTAACATCGTTCGATGATTTGCTAAAACTTATACAAGATGATTTGACACCCAACAGAATCTATGTGCTAAAGGATACTGTTTCTGCCGAAGAAAAACTCGTGATTACTTTgag atattTGGCTACAGGATGTTATTTTGCGGACTTGCATTATGCCTACAGATTGGGAAAGTCGACAATTATCGAAATAGTACAGAAAACTTGTTACGTCATATGGCTAAAACTGCAAAATATAGTGATGAGAGAACCTACGAAAGCAGAATGGGAAGAGATTTCAAAACAATTCCAAAAGTATACACATTTTCCAAATTGTATCGGCGCCGTAGATGGCAAGCATTTCCGTATCATAAAGCCTGACCATTCTGGGTctcttttctataactataagaattatttttcaaCTGTTTTATTGGCTGTATGCGAtgcaaattattgttttatttctgtaGATATCGGCGCATATGGCAAAAGTAGTGACTCCACAATTTTCAAAGACTCcgttttgtataaaaaacttGTCGACAAAACTTTAGATATTCCAGACCCAAAGCCAATATCGCAAACAGATACAACTCCCTTGCCACACGTGATTGTAGGTGATGAGGCGTTTGGTCTATCTGAAAACGTAATGCGCCCTTATTGCGGTAAATCTCTAACAaccaaaaaaagaattttcaactATCGCCTATCCAGAGCCCGGCGTTACATTGAATGTTCCTTTGGTATTTTGGTAAATAAATGGAGAATATTTCATAGACCATTAAATGTTGACATTGAGTTTGCAGAAAACATCATTAAAGCTTGTTGTGTCCTTCATAATTACGTAAGGTTAAGAGATGGTTATAGATATGATGACACTCTGTACGAAACTTCCCTAAATAGTTTGAACTGTGAGGCAGTGAGGCCTAATGCGAGATCTAAGAATATAAGAGACAGATTCGctgattattttgtaaatgaaGGGAAAATCCCTTGGCAAGACAAGATGGTATAG
- the LOC125490692 gene encoding uncharacterized protein LOC125490692 produces the protein MERDNFDTELLIEEVEKRIAIWDMESADYANRLIKRRNWEEIVEIFCEAGDSDEKKKTLGMLLQKKWKGLRDGFVREMKRIKTTPSGSKASKNKYIYFERLMFLERSTRNKTTDSNIVSSPAAPEEQDISGDGEDVMRPPVSQPKKKKKMNAADEEFLAIISKNLAPRNQPQTSESDDDKLFCLSLHKELIKVPEEMRLQAKIDLMNVLQKAQRAPCHSPSHYIPSPAPSPQYNHQAGMTHRGQRGFFNDTGYNETDPSASSFSRYCTGQRNSQSNPSPASNYNNPSPASNYNNPSPASNYNNPSPASTQDSQESELMELYRDC, from the exons ATGGAGCGCGATAACTTCGACACCGAACTTTTAATTGAAGAAGTTGAAAAGAGAATAGCCATATGGGATATGGAATCTGCTGATTACGCAAATAGACTCATTAAACGTAGGAATTGGGAAGAAATAGTCGAAATTTTTTGCGAAGCTGGTGATTCCgacgaaaagaaaaaaacgtTGG gaATGTTATTGCAAAAGAAGTGGAAAGGATTGCGTGATGGCTTTGTCAGAGAAATGAAAAGGATAAAAACCACACCGTCTGGATCAAAAGCcagcaaaaataaatatatatattttgaacGTTTGATGTTCCTCGAACGATCGACACGCAATAAAACTACTGATAGCAACATCGTTTCCTCGCCTGCTGCACCTGAAGAACAAGACATTTCTGGCGACGGGGAAGATGTTATGAGACCTCCAGTTAGCCAgccgaaaaagaaaaaaaaaatgaacgCAGCCGATGAGGAATTTCTTGCCATTATAAGCAAAAATTTAGCACCTAGAAATCAGCCACAAACATCGGagtctgatgatgataaactATTTTGTTTGTCACTGCATAAGGAGCTTATTAAAGTACCTGAAGAAATGAGGCTTCAAGCTAAAATTGATTTAATGAATGTGCTCCAAAAAGCTCAACGAGCCCCATGTCATTCACCTTCACATTATATTCCTTCACCTGCACCTTCACCACAATATAATCACCAAGCAGGAATGACACACCGCGGACAAAGAGGATTTTTTAACGATACAGGATATAACGAAACAGACCCTTCAGCATCTTCGTTTTCACGTTATTGCACTGGACAACGCAATTCCCAATCTAACCCATCACCGGCGTCTAACTACAATAACCCATCACCGGCGTCTAACTACAATAACCCATCACCGGCGTCTAACTACAATAACCCATCACCGGCGTCTACTCAAGATTCCCAAGAGAGTGAATTGATGGAGCTATACCGAGATTGTTAA